In one Lysobacter alkalisoli genomic region, the following are encoded:
- a CDS encoding exopolysaccharide biosynthesis protein translates to MLDLLSGKAEQDSRIEVSDMLGAVGQRSFGPMLLVPGLTVLSPLSAVPGLPTAMAIIVALVATQLLLQRRCFWLPGWVLRRSIDTRILLKALRALRPVARVADRMTRPRLQILAGTDGITGYPVALLCLLIALTMPPLELIPFANSLAGAALTIFGLALITRDGLLVLLAGAVCAAIVWLVAGNLSALDLFA, encoded by the coding sequence GAGCAGGATTCCCGGATCGAAGTTTCGGACATGCTGGGGGCCGTAGGGCAGCGTTCTTTCGGTCCGATGCTGCTGGTGCCGGGGCTGACCGTGCTCTCGCCATTGAGTGCCGTTCCGGGGTTGCCGACCGCGATGGCGATCATCGTCGCTCTGGTGGCGACGCAACTGTTGTTGCAGCGTCGCTGTTTCTGGTTGCCCGGCTGGGTGCTGCGGCGCTCGATCGACACGCGAATACTGCTCAAGGCGCTGCGTGCGCTGAGACCGGTGGCGCGCGTCGCCGACCGGATGACGCGGCCACGATTGCAGATACTGGCCGGTACCGACGGCATCACCGGCTATCCCGTCGCGCTGCTGTGCCTGCTGATCGCGCTGACGATGCCACCGCTGGAGCTGATTCCCTTCGCCAACTCGCTCGCCGGTGCAGCACTCACCATCTTCGGCCTGGCACTCATCACCCGGGACGGCCTGCTGGTGCTGTTGGCGGGCGCGGTCTGTGCTGCCATCGTGTGGCTGGTCGCCGGCAACCTGTCCGCTCTGGACCTGTTCGCCTGA
- a CDS encoding host attachment family protein: MKIPAGTLVVVADGTHARVFRNVGDERSLTLKQEDLLELMNMNDDGPGGSMPAESSGMQINEATFAKQLARGLNDGALKGRYAHLVLMADPHTLGRVRPMLHKETMQRLLSETAKTLTNAPLEDIERALA; encoded by the coding sequence ATGAAGATTCCTGCCGGAACGTTGGTCGTGGTCGCCGATGGCACCCACGCGCGGGTATTCCGCAATGTCGGTGACGAGCGCAGCCTGACGCTGAAGCAGGAGGATCTGCTCGAACTCATGAACATGAACGATGACGGTCCCGGCGGATCGATGCCGGCCGAATCGAGTGGAATGCAGATCAACGAGGCCACCTTTGCCAAGCAACTGGCGCGGGGGCTGAACGATGGCGCACTGAAGGGCCGCTATGCGCATCTGGTGCTGATGGCGGATCCGCATACGTTGGGGCGGGTACGGCCGATGCTGCACAAGGAAACCATGCAGCGCCTGCTGTCGGAAACGGCCAAGACACTGACCAACGCGCCGCTCGAGGACATCGAGCGGGCACTGGCATAG